The Tenrec ecaudatus isolate mTenEca1 chromosome 12, mTenEca1.hap1, whole genome shotgun sequence genomic interval CTGCCCCTGTGGATCGGGAAGCCTGGAGACAAGTGAGGGCAACGGGAGGGTGGTGGGGGCTGGTGCCCAGGGGCAGCTGCGGCTGACAATGACGCCTTGCTTATaggcccccacccctctgtggggcCATTCCAGCCTCGGGGGACTACGTGGCCAAGCCTGGAGACAAGGTGGCTGCCCGGGTGAAGGCCATGGACGGGGATGAGCAGTGGATCCTGGCTGAGGTGGTCAGTTACAGCCATGCTACCAACAAGTGAGTGGGCCCGGTGGCTGCTGGCtcaggctggcctgccctgcctgTCTGCACGTGGGCACGGTGCTTTCCTGGTGGGCTGCAGGCTGCAGCACGCCCCCTGCCCCAATGTGCCCTGCACTGCAGCGTGTTTTCCTCTTGCTCTCCCCAGATATGAGGTTGATGACATCGATGAAGAAGGCAAGGAGTGAGTGTCTGGGACTGGCGGGGGGTGTGCGTGGCGGGTGAGGCAAGCAGGCTGCTGGGGAGGAGTCCCCCACCTGTCTTGGGTTAACacgctcctccctccccttccctccaggaGACACACTCTGAGCCGGCGTCGTGTCATCCCTCTACCGCAGTGGAAAGCCAACCCAGAGACGGACCCCGAAGCCTTGTTTcagaaggagcagctggtgctggcCCTCTATCCACAGACCACGTGCTTCTACCGCGCCCTGATCCACACCCCTCCGCAGCGGGTAGGTCGCCCACCTGGCCCCATCGGTGCTGTGCCACCCCACATGCCAGCTGACTCCTCTCCAGCTCATGTGTGGGCAAAGGGCAGCGGGCTCTCTCCTCTCAGACACCAGGGCCTGCACCAGGCTCCTTTCCTCCCGGAGACCGAGGTCCCACTTACCACCCACCGTGCTGTGAGAGCCCAGTGCCTCTCTCCCTCCAGGACCCCTGCCTGGTGCCCTCGGGGTGATGCCTGGTGCCCTTGGGGTGACGCCTGGGCAGGACACAGAACCTTCAATTAACAGCCCCACCACATGGGTCAGGTGCCCCTCCTTCCTCTGACCTTTGTCCCCATGAAGGACTAGGGTCAGGCCTCCAGGCTCTGGCTCCAGAGAGGCAGCGATGAGGGTGGAGGCTGGGAGCCCACGGACCACATGTTCTCGGTGGTCTTAGTCAGGAGCAGGTTTTAAGATGGTTCTAAGCAggttctcaccctgtgtgtgCCTCCTGCCACAGCCCCAGGATGACTATTCGGTCCTGTTTGAAGACACCTCCTATGCAGACGGCTACTCCCCACCCCTCAATGTGGCCCAGAGGTACGTGGTGGCGTGTAAGGAGCCCAAGAAAAAGTGAGGCCACCGGCCGACCTGCGTCTCCTACCTAAGATCCTCTGTGACCCAATAAACAGCTCTGTCCCCGTATCTGTGTTGTCCAGCTCCTGCCTCGGCCCTCTCCAgacccccccctccctctccaaatgTGACAGACCCGGGAACTCAGGGCTGCAGGGGGCGAACTCCGGGCACCAGGGGGAGAACACCGGGCACCAGGGGGAATGCTGGGGGTGGATGGGGGAACTGGGGCTGCCGGGGGAGAACACTGGGCTATAGTTGGGGAACTCTAGGTTACAGGGCGAGAACTCAGGACTGTAGGGGGGAACTGGGCTGCAAGAGAACTCAGGGctggagggggagaaagagacaggcttcCTCGTGACTTCTCAGAGGCCCTCTTTTAGCACAAAGCACACTTTATTCACGTTCTTCCTGAGGCCCCAGCATCCCTGCTGTCCACCCTCTCTCCAGAATGACTCTGCTCACAGCTGCAAGCGGAAGTTGAGCTCAGAGCCTGCCATCTCCTCTGCGTAGTGGGCGTCAAAACGTTCATTCTGGGCCACAGTGAAGGTATGCTTCCAGTCTCCTGTGATgcctgagggagagagggagaggaaaaggagGGGGCCCAGGCTCAGGGGAGACCctggcaggtggggtctggctgcTCCCGCCCTGCTCTCCCCAACAGCCCAGCCATTGCAGGCAGGCGGGTGCGCGCTGACCTTTCCTCATGAAGGCGGAAATGTTGTGGTCCATGATATCAGTGGGCACAGTGCTGTAGTTAGCCATGGGGTTCTTCTTCATCTCCTTGAAAGATGTGCTCTGCACAATGTGGTCTAGGGTCTCCTCGGGCAGAGAGCGTCCCAGAAACTTCAGGATCTTCTGAATCTCCCTCTTAGGGTCCTGGAAGGGCAGAGCACTCCTGAGTGCAGGTTTGGGTTGTTTGCTGGGCAGAAAGAAGTTGAACCATGCTCTAGCCCCTCAGGGGGTCAGTCCACTGCTACTCCAGGACCCTGGCCCTCTTTGCCCATGCTCCTGTGTGTGGGCTCATGTGGGAGAGGCCAGGAGCAACCTCTGCCCTCACTGGCCCTTCAGCTtggtccagcccatgcccagtgCTGCAAGAAGTGTCCACAATAAGGTGCTGGCCGGTGGCTGCCCGACAGCTAGCTCAGGCTCTAGCTCACAGCTGCACCGCGACTGCTGTGGGAGCAGAGGGACCAGCAGGTCCTGGTGAAGGGCAGGGAGCTGAGGGGCAGCGGGTCCCGAGGCATGACAGCAGAGGCAGGAGTGGTCTCACCTCCTTCATGTACTCGTAGAAGAGGTAGAGGACAGGGTGGGTCTGGCTCAGCTTCCACCACTCCTGCACGTGCTGGTACCAGGGCCCATAGGACACTAGGGAAGGGGGGCCGGGCAGCGGTGGTTAGTTTCAGCTGGCTGTCCCCAGGCTGCCCCTGGCCACAGTCAGGCCTACCTGCCGCCGTCATGAACAACTCCAGGAAGACACACTAAGGAAGGGGGGCCGGGCAGCGGTGGTTAGTTCCCACTGGCTGTTCCTGGGCTGCCCCCCGCTACAGTCAGGCCTACCTGCCCCTGTCATGAACTTCTCCAAGAAGTCGTCCCAGGTGCCGGGATCTGGGTGTACTTTGGCCATTTGGTAGAAGTGGTAATAGGAGACGGCCACGTCTTTGGCGTTACGGGCCATGTAGATCACCTGGATGAGCAGTGAGAAACCCAATGCCAGGACCACCCACTTGCCAGGCTCCTGGCAGGGAGCCCTCTCGTGGTCAGCAGCACCACGTGCAGTACCTCTGCTGTAGCCAAGGGCAGAAATAGGCACTGAGGCGTTACCCCTAGCGAGGAGGGCTGAATCTGCTGTCATAGCCCCTGCTCCCCAGCAGCAGGCGCTACTACCCTTGGCCCCGATCAGCACCCTCCACCTACATCTGAGCAAGCGGGACACTGCaacttcccaccaggcctgcgtgCACCCTGACTACAGCGTTGGGTCCGCACTGGGCGAGGTTTCACTTGATGGGGCCTCCCCACTCCGAAGATGAGACACCACTCACGGCGTGTGGAGACCAGCCTAGAGGAACAGGCACAGCCTAATTGGCCCTGTGGCTGTCTCCCTGGGCACCCCTGTACTCACCTTAACCTTCTGGTCCAGCAGACTCTGAGGGATCAGGGCCAGCGGCAAGTGGGTCTTGAGGAGCCGGGGTGCTGATAGATCCTTGAGCGACTccatccctaagccaaaaggagGGTCAGGCTTCAAGACCTGCAtcccctcggtccttggttccccctttcttccaccGGACGCCAGACCCACCCCCATACCTGAGGGCAACCCTGGGGCCTTGAACTCCAGAAAGGGCACCCGGATGAAGATCGGAGCCCTGCGGCACTTCTCCAGATCGCCGCCCTGGTAGATCATGTCCAGGATCTCACTCACCCAGGTGGTCCCTGTGGAGGGAGGTAGAGCATGCCCCTGCTTCCCCAGGGTGGGCTCTTGGGCCCTGATTCCGGGTGGGTGTGGGGAATCTGGTCATTGCCTACCGGATTTGGGGTAGGTGCTGATCAGCACGTCATCGGGCCAGGATTCAAAGTTCTGCAAAGGGCCCAAGGCCTCTGCAAAGTACTTGATGAGCGGGAACCCCTTCACGTATTCCAGAGGGGGGCGGGAAGTGTCCTGGACCAGCTCCATGCTGCCCTGAAAGTTGCACAGCAGTGTCTGAGGGTGAACCCCCTCTTGTCTTCTAAAACCAGGTCTGGCTTGGCCAAGCTCACCCAGCAAGGCTCCCTCCAGGCCAAAGGTGGGGAACACCCCAGTGCCTGGGCCACACCACACCCAACAGAAATTACTCTCTGGGAGTGAGAAAGGCCCCACGAAGTTCTGGGCTACCAACCcccaggccagcggttcaaatccacctgcaggTCAGATAGCCACGAGACTGGGTTCCCCCAAGGAATGCTGCCTTGGAGAACCTCTGGATCACTGCTTCTCTGTGCCCTGTcttgttaaacaaacaaacaaacaaactctagaTGATCCCAAAGTGCAGGTCAGAAAGCAAGGACGTTGGAGCCTGGTGTGCCTCTCCACCCAATCTTGTGCCTCTTCCTGCAGAGTCAGTCCACCGGCCCTTTTTCAATCTCCTGCCTCTTCCTGCTGCAGCGCCCAGCTGACCCTGTTGCCAAATACCGAGCTCCCAGGCCCTGCCCTTGGGAAGCCTCCCCCTGCCGGGCCTAGATCCCACTCTGTCCTGGCTCAGGGGTAAACAAACTGATTGGGCAATTGAGCTTGTCTGTATAGCAACCAAACTTGGCAGGAGAGGGGAGTAGGCCCAGGCCAGAGGGGATGGTGATGGGATGGGGGTTGGCCGCTGGTCAAGCAGGAAGCCCCTGCTCTCCAGGGTCAGGGGTTGCTGGCCACTGGCTGAGCAGCAGCTGGCCAGGTCTGCCCCTTCTGGCGACTCACCTGGCGCTTGTGTGAGCTTCCAAGGGCTGTGGCAGCTTGCTTGCAGGGTGCTTCTGAGGGAAGTACTTCTGCGTGGGAGGGACAAGGACTTGGCTGTCCTCTCAGAAGGAAAGGGTGGAGTTTGGGGTGGGAGGACCATAAGCCATTCTCATTCACACACCTGGCTGCAGTCCAAGTTTAGGCTAGTTTGAACAACATACTCCAAGCTTGGAATTCGGCAGAAGGGTCCAGTCCTTGACTCTCCATGTGACCCTGGAGCCCAAGCTGCACTCTGAGCCTGCAGAGCTCTGTCaggagaagggagggtggggagggaagaaggtGTTGGGGAAGGGGAAACaagagggaagggagagaaagggggagcacTCTTCTTCAAGCCAGTCTTGAAAGCACCCACTAGTGCCATCTCATCCCAGGAAGGACTGGTTTTAATCATTAGGATGGCCCCAGATTACAAGGTGGGGCAAAGTGAGGGATTCAGGGTgaggacagaggagcagtgctggTCTGCCATGACCCTGGCAGTGTGCCCCACTccacagcttccctgtgcccccagAGGCTCACCCTTAGCACCCTTAAGGAACCTGCCACTCATGGTTGGTGGAAGAACTGGCCCCCAACGGTGCTTCCTTACCTAGGCTCACTTGACATGCAAGAAAGGCTTGGGAACCACAAGGCCCTTCCTCCGGAGTTTTGACCTTACCACTGTGATTAAAGTCCAGAGTCCACCTGGGCCCTGGGAGGGGCGGGGCTGACTCAGGGGCAGACTCAGGGACAGGGCAGGGATTGACTTAATGAGGAATGTGTAGTGATTGCTATGGTAGAGTGTTGTGTGAACCACGTAGaatggcttttggagccacagggatGGTCAAGTCCCTCCAAAGGACAGGGTAGGGATACGCACACGTGCGGTGACCACCAAGGTGACCGAAGTGCTTGCTTAGAATAGAAATAGGAACATTACTTTCAAGAAGAGAATTGGAAACTCGCTCTGGAACGTAGtcgctaaagcaaaaggaagcggCAAAGAAGAGCTGAACAGACCCCTTCACGCAGCTGCTTGGAGAAGACGAGGAAGCCCAGTTAGAATGGTCTGGAGTTAGAAATCGGACAGGAAGGGCAAGCTTGGTGCTTCTCAAGCTTCCAGacgtgagggtggtgggggtgggagccaagccttgagttgcaagacTGGAGAACTCCCAGGTGGCTGTCCGTGAGCTTCTGCAAGCCCAGGCTCCACGCACTAGAGTCGGCCCTAGTGAACTACGTCCACGCTGGCTGGGCACCTGTGACTGTCCCACACACTTGATGCACTTTCCCTCTAACGGGAGGGCAGCGAGGTGGAGCTGGCACGTCCATCATCGTGAGGTGCGGAGAACAGTACCTGACACCCACGGAGGCCCTCAGTGCCCCGGGCGCAGAGCAGTTCACAAAGATAGGGCGTCTCTCCTGGTGGCACGGAGTGACTGGCCTctgacagggttgctgtgagtcagcatggagccGATGCTGCAGAAACAGAGGGCTTTGTAATCTGCCAAGCGGGAAGGCTGATTCTCAACCCTGCACTGAAGCCAGGGGTTTCACCCACCCATTACCCCCCAAGCCCCAAGTCCTGAGGTCACTTCACTTCCTCAGACTCGCAGACCCGCACACCCCAGCAGGGTAAGCACGGCGAGGCACAGAGGTGCACTCCATGCATGAGGGGGTCACTGCAGGTGTCCGGTGCAGCAGTGACATGCCAGGAGCCAGAGGGAGCAGAGCCTGCACTTGGGCCTCGCTGCTGCTCTTGCTGTTGCCCAGGACACTGCTGCACCCCCGCTGGTGTGTGTCTGCATTGCAGGAAGAGGAAATCACCCCTCAGCGGTTCTGTAACCACGCACCTCCTTCTTTGACCAGGTCCTGGACATTGCGCCCTGGCCACAGGGCTCCAAGGGACATGGCCAGAGAGCACAGGCATGGCGTGGAGGACCGCTTCTCAGGGAGACAGACGATTGTGTAACTCAGTGCCAGCGCCCTTCTGAAGATGCTTCTGTGTAAGGGCCTAGTGACCTGCCTAACACATGGCGACTTCTCAGGGACTGACAACAGAGGCCTCTGGGGCTCCAGAGCGGAGCTccaggagggaggtggggtgtaTGAGGGTTCAGGTGAGTGTAGGCAGAGGGCCAGCTCAGTTTTCCAGCGTGGCCACTCCCTGGTGCTGACTGGAGGTGGATCACTAGCCCTGACCTTGCTCGGGAAGTGTCAGCTTAGAAGCCAGGGAGAAAGTGGCCCAAGCCCCAGGCCAAGCCACATGCAAATGGACAAAGGAGCTGCATGCCGGGGAGACGAACCTGGTTCTGCTGAGGCCACCTGCTCCAACAGCCTGGACTCCAGAGTGGCCCAGAGCTGGCAGCGCTGCTTCAGGCTCTGGCTCTGGCCAGCAGTAGACAGGTGGGTTGGGTGGGCCAGCCCACCTGTTTGGAGCTCTGTGGCTCAGCTGCTTGCTGTGTGCCAGCCTAGAGTCCACCCTCCCGTCAAGAGAGAagggcccagagctcaggcttacTGTTCACTCTTGCAGGAGGGGAGCCGAGTCAAGCATGGAGGCTGTTCATTTGCACGCATTGCACTGCTTTATGCTAACGCATCTGAACCGGTTTGTCTCCCCACTAATACCAGGGCGTGTCAAGGATTGTggggcagcgggcccaggtgcAGCGAGCCTCCTGGGTGACACCATCCCAAGGGTCACTGCCAGGCTAGTGGCAGACAGCGGGATTCAGCTTTGGCTGGGAGGCTAGGCCCTCTGGAAGAGCAGTTCTCTCAGGAACCGGAGGGAC includes:
- the LOC142423203 gene encoding sulfotransferase 1A1-like; this encodes MELVQDTSRPPLEYVKGFPLIKYFAEALGPLQNFESWPDDVLISTYPKSGTTWVSEILDMIYQGGDLEKCRRAPIFIRVPFLEFKAPGLPSGMESLKDLSAPRLLKTHLPLALIPQSLLDQKVKVIYMARNAKDVAVSYYHFYQMAKVHPDPGTWDDFLEKFMTGAVSYGPWYQHVQEWWKLSQTHPVLYLFYEYMKEDPKREIQKILKFLGRSLPEETLDHIVQSTSFKEMKKNPMANYSTVPTDIMDHNISAFMRKGITGDWKHTFTVAQNERFDAHYAEEMAGSELNFRLQL